A stretch of Physeter macrocephalus isolate SW-GA chromosome 8, ASM283717v5, whole genome shotgun sequence DNA encodes these proteins:
- the LOC102995707 gene encoding small integral membrane protein 12, which produces MWPVLWTVVRTYAPYVTFPVAFVVGAVGYHLEWFIRGKDPQPVEEEKSISERREDRKLDELLGKDHTQVVSLKDKLEFAPKAVLNRNRPEKN; this is translated from the coding sequence ATGTGGCCTGTGCTTTGGACCGTGGTGCGTACCTATGCTCCCTATGTCACCTTTCCCGTGGCCTTCGTGGTTGGGGCTGTGGGCTACCACCTGGAATGGTTCATCCGGGGGAAGGATCCCCAGcctgtggaggaggaaaagagcaTCTCGGAGCGCCGAGAGGACCGCAAGCTGGATGAGCTGCTAGGCAAGGACCACACCCAAGTCGTGAGCCTTAAGGACAAGCTGGAATTTGCCCCTAAAGCTGTCCTGAACAGAAACCGCCCGGAGAAGAATTAA